Below is a window of Granulicella pectinivorans DNA.
CCAGCGCGATTTCACCTCGCCCTCGCTCCGCATCTACACCAACGACGACGTCACCGGCGTCGAACTCGGCGGCGCTCTGAAGAACGTCATCGCCCTCGCCGCCGGAGTTGTGCATGGTCTGCACCTCGGCAACAACTCCGCCGCCGCCCTCATCACGCGCGGCATCGCGGAGATCACGCGCCTCGCGGTCGCCTGCGGAGGCCGCCGCCAGACCCTCGCCGGACTCTCCGGCATCGGCGATCTCGTACTCACCTGCACCGGCTCCCGCTCACGCAACCGCACGGTCGGCATCGAGCTCGGCCAGGGCCGTTCGCTCACCAGCATCATGGTCGGCCTCAACGGTCAGGTCGCGGAAGGCGTCCGCTCCACCACCGCCGCGCTCGGCCTGGCCAAGCGCTACGGCGTAGAGATGCCCATCACCGAGCAGATGTACGCGATCCTCTACGAGGAAAAGCCGCCACGCGAGGCCATGAACGACCTGATGAGCCGTCCGGGACGCGAAGAGTAGACGGAAAAAGAAGCGATTCCCTGCCCACCTTCGGTTTCCTGGCATGGATAACTCTCGTAACCCGCTCCTTTTCTTGCCCATACGCGTGAGAAACTGATAGACGATGTCTGTCGTCTATCAAACAAAAAAAGGAGGCGCCACCCCACCCCTCTCCGAAGAGACTCGCCTCGCCGCACTCGACGCGTACTCTATCCTGGATTCCCTCCCCGAGCAGGGTTACGACGACATCACCGCACTTGCCTCGTTCATCTGCGGCACACCGATCTCTCTCGTCTCGCTCGTCGCCAGCGACCGTCAGTGGTTCAAATCAAAGCTTGGACTCGGCGTCAGCGAGACACCGCGCAATCAGAGCTTCTGCGCCTGCACTATTCCCACCGCGCAACCCCTCATCGTGGAAGACGCCCGTCTCGATCCGCGTTTCGCGAACAATCCCCTCGTCCTCGGCGACCCCAACATCCGCTTCTACGCCGGAGCCCCCATCATCGCGCCCGGCGGCCACATCCTTGGCACGGTCTGCGTCATCGACACCCAACCCCGCACCCTCACGGACGCCCAGCTCAAGGCACTGGAGTCCCTCGCCCGCCAGGTCATGGCCTTGCTCGAGCTCCGCCGGACCATTGAAGCTAACGCCCGCGCCGCCGAGACCATGCGCACAGTCGAAAAGCTCGCTGTCGTCGGACGCCTCGCCTCGGCCGTCGCCCACGAGATTAATAATCCGCTTCAGTCCATGACGAACCTGCTGCACCTCGCCGGTTCCGCCCCCACCGAGCCACTCAAAGATGTCTACCTCGCCCAGACCCTCGACGAACTGGCCCGCGTCTCCCACACCATCCGCCAGACCCTGCGCTTCCATCGTCAATCCGAGAGCCCCGTACCAACGCGCCTCGGGGAACTCGTCGAATCGGTTCTTGAGCTCTTCCGCGTGCGCCTCGAACAGTGCAGGATCGCAGTCAACGTAAGCGACCGTCAGAAACGCACGCTGCTCTGCTACCGCGCCGACATGCATCAGGTCATCGCGAATCTGGTCAGCAACGCCTTCGACGCCCTTGCTGCATCACCGTCTCCACGCATCGAGGTCCGCATCCGCGACACCGTCTCCCCGAGCACCGGAACAGCAGGCATTCGTCTCATCGTCGCCGACAACGGAACGGGCATGGACGCACTCACGCAGTCGCGCCTCTTCGAGCCCTTCCACTCCACCAAAGCCCCACGCGGCACCGGCCTCGGTCTATGGGTCAGTAAGGGTGTTTTGGATAAGCACCACGCCGCCCTCAGCATCCAAACAAGCCAGTCACCCACCCGCCACGGAACCGTCTTTTCCATCTTTCTGCCGTTCGCCGACTAGCGACAGTATCTGGATTCAAAAACAAAGCGGCGGAGCAGTCCGCACAATCGGCACAATTGGATTCGATACGGAGTGGTGCAAGATCGGCCACGCGGTACTGCTGCGTCGACGTCTGCACCCTCTGCTCCGTCAGGATACGAGCGTCCCAGGCATCGCGGTTCGTACCAAAGATAGAAGCGAGAAAAGCCTGTACGCTCGCACGCTGCTCCTCACCCACATTCCTCTGCTTCAGCTCGCCATCCGCCCAATCGCGGTTCGGACGATAGCTTGTCCGGAGACACTCCTCAAGAGGGGCCAACGCCGCCGCAGTCGCCAGCGCGCACCTCGCTCACCGTCATCCTGAACCTCCCGCCTCCAACTCCGCTAAACTAAAGTCAGCATGGCCTTCAACCTCTTCGGCAAACGCGATAAGACCCCCACCTCCCTCTTCCACTCCGGCGAATCTGTACCCGAGCCCGAACCAGAGGAGACAGCCCCCGAAAAGCGCGGCTTCCTCGACCGCATGCGCTCCGCGGTCGCCCGCACCCGCACCACGCTCAACGACCGCATGGGAGCCGTCCTCGCGCTCACCCGCGCCGTCGACGAGAGCTCCCTCGAAGACCTCGAGGCCGTCCTGCTCACCACCGACATCGGCACCACCACCACTGCCGAAATCCTCGAAACCCTCCGTCAACGCGCCATGCGCCAGGGCATCGAGTCCGGTGCCGAGCTCAAGACGCTCCTCCGCGCCGAGCTCAAGGCCGTCCTCGACCGCGTCGCCGTCCCTGTCCGTCATCCCGCCAGCCCACCCGAAGTCATCATGATGGTCGGCGTCAACGGCACCGGCAAAACGACCACCACCGGCAAACTCGCACAACTCCTCACCAGCCAGGGCCGCAGCGTCCTGCTCTGCGCCGCCGACACCTTCCGCGCCGCAGCCATCGAGCAGCTCGAAGTCTGGGCCACCCGCTCCGGCGTCCCCCTCATCAAGACCCGCCAGGGCGGCGATCCCTCCGCCGCGCTCTACGATGCCTGCGCCGCGGCCAAGGCCCGCGGATCCCAGGTCCTCATCGTGGACACAGCAGGTCGCCTCCACACCAAGACCGACCTCATGAAGGAACTCGACAAGATGCGCCGCACCGCCGAAAAGCTGGTCCCCGGCGCGCCTCACCAGACGCTCCTCGTCATGGACGCCACCACCGGCCAGAACGGCCTCACCCAGGCCCGCCTCTTCACCGAAGCAGCCCACGTCACCGGCATCGTCCTCACCAAGCTCGACGGCACAGCCAAGGGCGGCATCGTCCTCGCCATCGCCACCGAACTCAAACTTCCCGTCGTCTACGCCGGCACCGGCGAAAAGATCGAAGACCTCATCCCCTTCGACTCCGAATCCTTCATCGACTCACTCCTCGACTAATCGCACACACGTATCCCAAACCTCGAAATGAGACTTGGGATACGCGTGTACTACGTCAGGCGTTGGCAGGCGCCATCTGCTGAGCGATCGTGTCGAGATACGTCTTGATCTGGTTCATAATGTCGGACAGGTCTGGAGAGACAAGGGACGATTTCGCAAGATGGAGCAACTCTTCCGCTTCGGTACGCTTGCCATCGAGAATGGCTCTGGCTGCGGCCGAAGTAAAAGCCATGCGAAGCATCTGGCCATGTTGTTGCTCCGCGACAGCATTGTGAAGAGTAAGAGAGAGAGCATTCGCGAGCGACTGCAAGGCCGCCGCCTGGATCGCTTTCTGCCCTGCCAGGGCATACAAGGCGCTGAAGTCCGGAACGGCCTGTGCCTCCGCAACTCCCTGATCGACGACCGGCTCGGGAGGAGTCTGAGAATCCATTTAAAGTCCTTTCGTGCCTGCGTTGAGGATGTCGGACGTCGAGCTCCCCGTGCTGGCTGTGTCGACGGAGTACAGCGTGGCGACGCCCATCACCGTGGCAGCCTGTGCCGTGATATTGTTCTGCTGCTGAGCGGTCGTAGCATTGTGCGCTGCATTGGCAAGCGCCTGGGCCGTGGCCTGATAAAGAGCGGCCAGGGCCATCGCGGGCGCGGACGCCAGCGTTTCAACGCCGGACTGGGTGATGGAGTCGGTAATCTGATCGTTAACTGCAGTAGGGAATGCCATGGAACTCCTTATCCTTTCGGTTGCAGTGCCTGCGGTTAGCTGCCCAGAACTTTCTTGGTGGCGACTCCTGTGGTGGCAGTGTCCAGCGAGTAAAGAGTCGCTATCCCCTGCACGTTAGCCGCCTGGGCCACGGTGTTCAACTGCTGCTGTGTCATCGTGGCATTCTGTGCGGCATTTGCCAGCGCCTGAGCTGTCGCCTGGTAGAGGTTGGCCAGAGCGACGGCGGGCGAGTCGCCAACAACTTTAACGCCGGACTGGGTAACGGAGTCGGTGATCTGACTGTTGACTGCGGTGGGAAATGCCATCTTCTCTCCGATCGTTCTGTCTGCTGCGGTTATGCGAGGCCTTCGCTTGACTGGGAATCGATGACCGCTTGTTGGGCAAGCCGGTGCGCGTTGCTGACCGCGTCGTTGGACGCGTCCGGCTGAGACGGTCCGGGGGAAGCAGTCAAGACCGAATCGTTCGGAACATTCTGGCTGGCAACATCCGGTACTGCTGCACCGGGCGCACCATCTTCCCCAGAGGCGGAATCGGCAGTTCGTTTGCTTGGCATGGAAGCTCCTGCGCAGGAATGCGTGGAAGATGACTAAGAAGCAGGCTTCTCCACCACGGAAGGAGCGTTGAGAGAGGCGACACAGGCAGCGGTCACCGCCTGCGCCAGGATCTGCGCATTTTGCTGCGCCGACGTCGCGTTGTGGGCCGCGTTAGCCATGGCCTGCGCCGTCGCCTGGTAAAAAAAAGCCAGAGCCAGCGCTGGAGCATCGCCAATGACCTTAACGCCAGCCTGCGTAACAGCGTCGGTAATCTGGTTGTTGACTGAGGTGGGAAATGCCATAGGACTGTTTCTCTTTCTCGTTCTCGTTGGCTGCGTAGATGGACTCAGCGCAAAGCGTAAAAAACTGCCGCATCCGCGTGAGGGAGGTTTGCAGGCAACAGCAGAGAAAGGAGAAGGGCCGGATAGTCCACTGGGCAGGTCGTCTCGTACAAAGCCTGGACGACAAAACTGACTTTAGCCGTTGCGCGAACTGGGAAGAATAATAGAGCAAGAAAGTGAAACGTGTCATAACCCCGGAGACTTTTTCCTGTCGCCCAGTCTTTCGAACCACGATCTCGGGTCACGGAAGCCAAGCCGCACACCGGTTTGGTCGTTCTGCCAACCGTTATAATCCAAACCATAGCGCCACCTTCCAGAAGAGCAACCCTGGCAACCGAAGCATGAAACACCCACCGCATCCAACAGAGTGGGAAGCCAGCCCCACATATGAGATCCCGACGTTCGAGTCCAGACATAAACCTATATTTTTGAATACTTTGAAACATTTACCCCATAGGGGGTGGAGTTCTACAATGCCGCTCTTGGAAGCCCATCTCGATCATCTCCCCTTCATGCAGCGAGCCCTCGACCTCGCCTCTGCGGCCTCCGGCCTCGCCTCCCCAAACCCCGTCGTCGGCTGCGTCCTCGTCCGCCAGGGGAAGATCATCGGCGAGGGTGCCCACGTCTACGAAAAGTTCGACCACGCCGAGATCGTAGCCCTCAAAGACGCGGCAGCCCGCGGAATGAACCCCGAAGGCGCCACCGCCTACGTCACCCTCGAGCCCTGCTCCCACCATGGACGCACCGGCCCCTGCGCCGACGCGCTCATCCTCGCCGGTGTCGGCCACGTCGTCGTCGCCACCCAGGACCCCAACCCGCTCGTCGCCGGACGAGGAATCGCCAAGCTCCGCAACGCCGGCATCGACGTCACCGTCGGCCCCCTCTGCGCCGAAGCCCGCGCCCTCAACGACACCTTCGCCCACTACATCACCACCCACCGCCCCTTCGTCACCCTCAAGGCCGCCCTCTCCGTCGACGGCAAACTCGCGCCGCCTCCCGGCCGCCGCTTCCCCAACCAGCCCTTCTGGCTCACCGGCCCCCTCGCACGCCTCGACGTCCAGCGATTGCGACACGCCTCCGACGCCATCCTCACCGGCATCGGCACCGTGCTCGCCGACGACCCCTCTCTCGCCGACCGCTCCAAACTCCCACGCCGCCGACCGCTCCTGCGCATCGTCCTCGACTCCAAGCTCCGTCTCCCCATCGACTCGCGGCTCGTCCACACCATCGAAGACGATCTCCTCGTCCTCTGCAACGAGGACGCCCCCACCCACCGCGCCGACAACCTCCGCTTCGCCGGAGCCCAGGTCCAGGCCATTCCGACCCACGATGGCCTCCTCAGCCTCAACGCCGTCCTCGACATCCTCGCCGAGCGCAACCTCACAAGCCTCCTGCTCGAATGCGGCTCAGCCCTCAACGGAGCCTTCCTCAAGCAGGACCTCGTCGACAAGTGCGTTCTCTTCTATACCGAAACCGAGCTCGGTCCGGCAGGCCTGGACTTCGCCACCGGCATCGCCTCGCCCTTCCTTTTCCAGGAGCGGCTCACCCGCACCTCTCGCGAGCCCTTCCAGAACACCAACAAGGTCGACATGCGTCTGACCGGCTACATCCACGATCCTTGGTCTCTGCAACGCCCGGTGCGCTAACCTAGAAGCATGTTTACCGGACTCATCGAAGCCACAGGCAAGGTTCTCGCCGTCACCCCGACCCCGGGTGCCACCCGCATCACCGTCGCCGCCCCCACGCTCGCTCCACGCCTCAACACCGGCGATTCGATCGCAGTCTCAGGCGTTTGCCTCACCGCCCTTTCCATCACGGACACCGAGTTCTCAGCCGATCTCGCCGCCGAGACCATCGCCCGCACCACCCTCTCGAACCTCACTCCCGGCAGCACGGTGAACCTTGAGCTCCCCACCCCCGCCGGCTCGCCCCTCGGAGGCCACGTCGTCCAGGGCCACGTCGACGGCACCGCCACACTCCTCAGCCTCACCCCCATCACCCCCGACGCACCCACCACCGACTGGCGCCTCACGCTGCAGCTCCCCCCGCAACTCGTCCAGTACGTCGTCCCCCAAGGCTCCATCACCGTCGAGGGCATCTCCCTCACGGTCGCTTCCATCGTCGGCCACGAAGTCCAGATCGCGATCATCCCTCATACCTATCTCGCGACCAGCCTCCGCACCTACGCCCCCGGAACCCCGTTGAACATCGAGGTCGACGTCCTCTCCAAGTACGCCGAGCGCGCCAGGCCCGCCCACTACGAACTCACCGAGTCCTACCTCCTGGCCAACGGCTACTAAACAGCCGCAAATCCGGGGGACCCACATCTCGTCTTCGAGATGTGGGTTTACCAAGAGCCTCATCGTATGATGAAGCCTCATCATGCCGATCCTGCGCCGGAAGCCCCGTCTCAATCGCCCGAGCCCTCTCTCCCGTCTTACGGGAACCATAGCCACCACCCGCCAGCGTTCCCTCGACCGCATCCGCGCCTCCCAGGCCGCCATCCGCCGCAACCGCCTCGCCTTCTACACGCTTCTGATCGCCGGCGTCACCATCCTCTGCCTCACCGCGTGGCCCTTCACCAAAGCCCACCTCCAGGCCATGACGGTCCTCCAGCTCGTCTCCGGCCAACCCGTCTCGAAGCCCCTCTCCGCCATCGTCGCCGAGCCCGTCGTCACCGAAGAACTCACGGTCCCCACGCCCGAAGGCCCCATTCGCGCGCGACTCTACGTCCCCGTCAAACACCCCAATGCCCCCGCGCTCGTCGTCCTCCACGGCGTCCACCACCTCGGTATGGACGAGCCCCGCCTCATGAGCTTCGCCACCGCCATGGCCTCCTGCGGCCTCCGCGTCCTTACCCCAGAGCTCCCCAACATCAAGGACTACCGCGTCGACTCCACCTCCATCCGCGTCATCGGCGACACCACCCGCTGGTTCGCACAGCGCACCGGTGGCCCCGTCGGCGTCATGGGCCTGTCCTTTTCAGGAGGCCTCTCCCTCCTCGCCGCCGCCAACCCCGACTTCCACTCCGCCTTCAAGTTCGTCTTCGCCGTCGGCTCCCAGGGCTCCATGGCCCGTGTCTTCAGCTTCTACTCCACCAACACCGACCTCCGCCCCGACGGCACGACCGAGCGCCTGACCGCCCACGAGTACGGCCCACTCGTCCTCGAATACGACTACCTCGAAGACTTCGTCTCCCCCCGGGATCTCGCCCCCATCCGAGCCGTCCTCAAAGCCCATCTCTACGAAGACAAACCCGCCGAAGTGGCCGCTCTCAAGAACCTCACCCCCGCCCAGACCCTCATCGCCCTTCACCTCATGGACGCAACTTCACCCGAAACCCGCGCCAATCTCGCTCGCGCCCGCGCCCACCACACCGCCGAGATGGAAGGCCTCTCCCCCGGCCCGCGCCTCCGCACCCTCACCACCCCCGTCTACCTCCTCCACGGAGCCGCCGACAACATCATCCCCTCGGCCGAAACCCTGTGGATGGCCTCCGAGCTCGAACACCAGCACCTGCAAGCCGCGCTCGTCAGCCCAGTCCTCTCCCACCTCGACTTCGGCGAAACAAAGCCCAGCGCCATGGACACCTGGCGCCTCATCCACTTCTTCGCCCTCGTCATGCACGCCGCCGAACAAAAATAGTTACAAATTACTTCTTCACCGCCACAGGTTTATCCGGCGTCCACATCGCATTGCCCGCCACAAGATGTTCCACCTTCAGCCCCGGAAACACGCCCCGCAGATCCTTCGCGCACTGCTCCATCCCATCCTCTTCCGAAGGCTCATGCCCCAGCAGAATCAGCGCCTTCTTCCGTCCTTCGGAGCTCGCATCCCGCACATACTCCACCGTCTCCCACTCCGAAGCCTCCCCGGCGATCAGCACCTCGACATCATCCCGCTCCAGCGCCATCACCTGCCGAGGCATCCCCGCGGAGCCCGGTGCAATGCCGATCTTCGTGACCCGCAACGAAGGTTCGCCCACCACCCGCATCGTTTCCGCCCCAAGCTTCTTCTGTAACTCCTTCGCCAGATCAACCAGCGAGATCGGAGGAATCGTCACGAAGTAAGGCTCATCCGGCTTGCGCAGGTAAGCCTTCCACCCAAGCCGCTCCACAAGCCCCATCGCAATCGCATCCGGAGGCACCCGATGGATCGCATCGTGCAGCCGGAAAACCACCATATGGTGCTCCTCGATAAACGCCAGCTTCTCCTTGTAAACCGGGTCATTCGTCAACAGCGTCGTCTGGTCCAGGTGGTTGTAGAACGTAGGCTCATGCGTAATCACCAGATTCAACCCACGCCTGTTGGCCTCACGCAGCACATCGAGAGTATCCAGAAACGTCGTCGCCACGCCCGTCACCTTCGTGGACGGATCCCCCGCCTTCACCGTATCCACCGTACCCGCGCCCACATCGGCCGGATACCGCGCCCGCACCTTCACCAGCGCATCCGCCGCCGTCATCTCCTGCGCCGCCACACTCCCCGCACTCACCAGCAAAACCGCAACCAGCCACAGACCACGCATCGTCATTCCCTTTCTCTACCCACGCATCGAAAACTCAACCTTCGCCCCGTCAGTCAGCGCCGCGTGCGAGATCATCCCGCCACCATGCGCCGCCCCATTCACCCGAACACCCGAGACAAATACCCCACGGCCTCGAGCTGAGATCACCGTCTCCTTCTTCCCCGGCACCCTCAACACCACTCGCTCCCAAAGCGGACTCCCCAACGTGTACTCCGCCTTCCCCGCGCACACCGGATACACGCCCATCGAGCTCAGCACATACCAGGCCGCCATCGACCCCGTGTCTTCATCCCCCGCAAATCCATCCTCCGTGTAAAGCTCCTCCATCACCTTCCGCACCCAGAACTGCGTCCTGTCCGGCCTGCCCGCCGCAGTGAACAGATACAGAATGTGGTGTACCGGCTGGTTCGAGTGAGCATACTGTCCGAACCGTACCGCTGCCATCTCCGACATCTCATGAATCTCCCGCCCGTATGCGCCCACGCGAAAGTCCGGAGCCATGGTCAGCATCGTCTCCAGCGCATCCGCCATCTTCGCCGGACCGCCATACGCTGCCATCATCCCCTCAACATCGTGCGGCACATCGAAACGGTGCTGCCACGCCGCGCCCTCCACATACGGGTCGCCCCAACGAATCGGATCGAACGGCTCCGCCCAGCTCCCATCCGGATGCTTTGCGCGAAAGAACCCAACACCCTCATCGAACAGCTTCCGCCAGTTCCCCGACCGCTTCTCAAAATACACCGCATCGTCCGTCTTCCCCAGCGCCCGCGCGACTTGCCCAATGCAGAAGTCTCCATACGCCGCGTCCGTCGTCTCAGCCGCCGACTGCTCCACCTTCGTCGAGCAGTACCCCTGTTGGAGATACTCCTCAATCCCACGCCGCCCATACCCCCTATCCGGATCCCCCGGCCCCATTGCATGCTTCTTCAGCCCGGCATACGCAGCCTCCATGTCGAAGCCCTTGATCCCCTTCGCCGCCGCATCGCCAAACACCGCGTCGATCAGGCTCCCCGTCATGCACGCCCTGTACCCAGGACAAGGAAACTGCGGCAGCCATCCGCCTTCCTGGTAAGCATTCACCCACGCCTGCAAAATCTCGCCCAGACGCTCCGGATACGCCAG
It encodes the following:
- a CDS encoding dienelactone hydrolase family protein produces the protein MPILRRKPRLNRPSPLSRLTGTIATTRQRSLDRIRASQAAIRRNRLAFYTLLIAGVTILCLTAWPFTKAHLQAMTVLQLVSGQPVSKPLSAIVAEPVVTEELTVPTPEGPIRARLYVPVKHPNAPALVVLHGVHHLGMDEPRLMSFATAMASCGLRVLTPELPNIKDYRVDSTSIRVIGDTTRWFAQRTGGPVGVMGLSFSGGLSLLAAANPDFHSAFKFVFAVGSQGSMARVFSFYSTNTDLRPDGTTERLTAHEYGPLVLEYDYLEDFVSPRDLAPIRAVLKAHLYEDKPAEVAALKNLTPAQTLIALHLMDATSPETRANLARARAHHTAEMEGLSPGPRLRTLTTPVYLLHGAADNIIPSAETLWMASELEHQHLQAALVSPVLSHLDFGETKPSAMDTWRLIHFFALVMHAAEQK
- the ribD gene encoding bifunctional diaminohydroxyphosphoribosylaminopyrimidine deaminase/5-amino-6-(5-phosphoribosylamino)uracil reductase RibD, whose translation is MPLLEAHLDHLPFMQRALDLASAASGLASPNPVVGCVLVRQGKIIGEGAHVYEKFDHAEIVALKDAAARGMNPEGATAYVTLEPCSHHGRTGPCADALILAGVGHVVVATQDPNPLVAGRGIAKLRNAGIDVTVGPLCAEARALNDTFAHYITTHRPFVTLKAALSVDGKLAPPPGRRFPNQPFWLTGPLARLDVQRLRHASDAILTGIGTVLADDPSLADRSKLPRRRPLLRIVLDSKLRLPIDSRLVHTIEDDLLVLCNEDAPTHRADNLRFAGAQVQAIPTHDGLLSLNAVLDILAERNLTSLLLECGSALNGAFLKQDLVDKCVLFYTETELGPAGLDFATGIASPFLFQERLTRTSREPFQNTNKVDMRLTGYIHDPWSLQRPVR
- a CDS encoding GAF domain-containing sensor histidine kinase encodes the protein MSVVYQTKKGGATPPLSEETRLAALDAYSILDSLPEQGYDDITALASFICGTPISLVSLVASDRQWFKSKLGLGVSETPRNQSFCACTIPTAQPLIVEDARLDPRFANNPLVLGDPNIRFYAGAPIIAPGGHILGTVCVIDTQPRTLTDAQLKALESLARQVMALLELRRTIEANARAAETMRTVEKLAVVGRLASAVAHEINNPLQSMTNLLHLAGSAPTEPLKDVYLAQTLDELARVSHTIRQTLRFHRQSESPVPTRLGELVESVLELFRVRLEQCRIAVNVSDRQKRTLLCYRADMHQVIANLVSNAFDALAASPSPRIEVRIRDTVSPSTGTAGIRLIVADNGTGMDALTQSRLFEPFHSTKAPRGTGLGLWVSKGVLDKHHAALSIQTSQSPTRHGTVFSIFLPFAD
- a CDS encoding Nif3-like dinuclear metal center hexameric protein, whose protein sequence is MTMRGLWLVAVLLVSAGSVAAQEMTAADALVKVRARYPADVGAGTVDTVKAGDPSTKVTGVATTFLDTLDVLREANRRGLNLVITHEPTFYNHLDQTTLLTNDPVYKEKLAFIEEHHMVVFRLHDAIHRVPPDAIAMGLVERLGWKAYLRKPDEPYFVTIPPISLVDLAKELQKKLGAETMRVVGEPSLRVTKIGIAPGSAGMPRQVMALERDDVEVLIAGEASEWETVEYVRDASSEGRKKALILLGHEPSEEDGMEQCAKDLRGVFPGLKVEHLVAGNAMWTPDKPVAVKK
- a CDS encoding GH92 family glycosyl hydrolase, yielding MAHDRREFLKGSGLAVLAGLGTGAGRAEDVAVATSAVSPGGRVERVNILQGTDSTSLFSRGNTLPIAAVPFGMAHWTLQSSGHGPWFFQPRDNRLQGFRSTHQLSPWLGDYGQAVFLPFSGEVQADADARAASYRPSESTLKPHTMKMRLMRYFADVELVPTERCAAMEVTFSEGKTRGLLIDVPGEATEMVGDRARKTVRFASTANRGGVPQGFATYYVVRFDRAWAVETKVNSKGTTVATFTFDDAVMSLRVGIGTSFLSYEQAERNLEREIGARGIDEVRSAAAKVWNEHLGRIATEGGTASQGRIFDSCLYRALLFPRVWHEVDGAGKTVHWSPYTGRVTDGVMYADHGYWDVYRAWYPLMSLAYPERLGEILQAWVNAYQEGGWLPQFPCPGYRACMTGSLIDAVFGDAAAKGIKGFDMEAAYAGLKKHAMGPGDPDRGYGRRGIEEYLQQGYCSTKVEQSAAETTDAAYGDFCIGQVARALGKTDDAVYFEKRSGNWRKLFDEGVGFFRAKHPDGSWAEPFDPIRWGDPYVEGAAWQHRFDVPHDVEGMMAAYGGPAKMADALETMLTMAPDFRVGAYGREIHEMSEMAAVRFGQYAHSNQPVHHILYLFTAAGRPDRTQFWVRKVMEELYTEDGFAGDEDTGSMAAWYVLSSMGVYPVCAGKAEYTLGSPLWERVVLRVPGKKETVISARGRGVFVSGVRVNGAAHGGGMISHAALTDGAKVEFSMRG
- the ftsY gene encoding signal recognition particle-docking protein FtsY: MAFNLFGKRDKTPTSLFHSGESVPEPEPEETAPEKRGFLDRMRSAVARTRTTLNDRMGAVLALTRAVDESSLEDLEAVLLTTDIGTTTTAEILETLRQRAMRQGIESGAELKTLLRAELKAVLDRVAVPVRHPASPPEVIMMVGVNGTGKTTTTGKLAQLLTSQGRSVLLCAADTFRAAAIEQLEVWATRSGVPLIKTRQGGDPSAALYDACAAAKARGSQVLIVDTAGRLHTKTDLMKELDKMRRTAEKLVPGAPHQTLLVMDATTGQNGLTQARLFTEAAHVTGIVLTKLDGTAKGGIVLAIATELKLPVVYAGTGEKIEDLIPFDSESFIDSLLD
- a CDS encoding RebB family R body protein codes for the protein MDSQTPPEPVVDQGVAEAQAVPDFSALYALAGQKAIQAAALQSLANALSLTLHNAVAEQQHGQMLRMAFTSAAARAILDGKRTEAEELLHLAKSSLVSPDLSDIMNQIKTYLDTIAQQMAPANA
- a CDS encoding riboflavin synthase is translated as MFTGLIEATGKVLAVTPTPGATRITVAAPTLAPRLNTGDSIAVSGVCLTALSITDTEFSADLAAETIARTTLSNLTPGSTVNLELPTPAGSPLGGHVVQGHVDGTATLLSLTPITPDAPTTDWRLTLQLPPQLVQYVVPQGSITVEGISLTVASIVGHEVQIAIIPHTYLATSLRTYAPGTPLNIEVDVLSKYAERARPAHYELTESYLLANGY
- a CDS encoding RebB family R body protein, which encodes MAFPTAVNSQITDSVTQSGVKVVGDSPAVALANLYQATAQALANAAQNATMTQQQLNTVAQAANVQGIATLYSLDTATTGVATKKVLGS
- a CDS encoding RebB family R body protein, with the protein product MAFPTAVNDQITDSITQSGVETLASAPAMALAALYQATAQALANAAHNATTAQQQNNITAQAATVMGVATLYSVDTASTGSSTSDILNAGTKGL
- a CDS encoding RebB family R body protein: MAFPTSVNNQITDAVTQAGVKVIGDAPALALAFFYQATAQAMANAAHNATSAQQNAQILAQAVTAACVASLNAPSVVEKPAS
- a CDS encoding NAD(P)H-dependent glycerol-3-phosphate dehydrogenase, coding for MSRIAILGAGAYGTALAISLARRGGHDLCLWAHSQKLAEYLTDTGENLPYLPGFTLPADVKVTNDLPAAIFEADIILCVTPSQHLRETITHIAPILTRNQVIMSASKGIEDNSFLRMSQVVGSIVKNPFAALSGPSFAHEVAQGAPSAVVIATTESSLAQSLQRDFTSPSLRIYTNDDVTGVELGGALKNVIALAAGVVHGLHLGNNSAAALITRGIAEITRLAVACGGRRQTLAGLSGIGDLVLTCTGSRSRNRTVGIELGQGRSLTSIMVGLNGQVAEGVRSTTAALGLAKRYGVEMPITEQMYAILYEEKPPREAMNDLMSRPGREE